The genome window GGCGATGGCGGCGGTGGTTCTTTATCGTCGATGTCCGCCCAGTCAGCAGCCGATCAGACCCGCGGGAGTGCGCGATGCCAGGCCGAGAGCAGCAGATGCCCGAACCCGGACTCGCACCGGCCCGCACCGAGGATCGCGCGGACGTCGTCGTGGTCGGCGCCGGCCCGGCCGGCTCCACCGCCGCCTACCACCTGGCCCGCACCGGGCTGGACGTGCTGCTGCTGGAGAAGTCGGCGTTCCCCCGCGAGAAGGTCTGCGGCGACGGCCTGACCCCCCGCGTCGTCAAACAGTTGACCGACCTCGGCATCGATGTCTCCGAACCGGCCGGCTGGCTGCACAACCGCGGCCTTCGACTGGTCGCCGGCCACCGCCGGATGGAGTTCGACTGGCCCGAACTGTCCGCGTTCCCCGGCCATGGACTGGTCCGGCGGCGCGCCGACTTCGACGAACTGCTCGCCCGCCGCGCCGCCTCGGCCGGCGCCCGGCTGATCGAACGGGCCAATGTGGCGGGCCCGTTGCTCGACGAGCGGACCGGCCGGATCGCCGGCGTCACCGCCCGGCTCGGCGAGGACCGGCGGCCCGTCGTCTACCGCGCCCCCGTCGTGGTCGCCGCCGACGGCAACTCCACCCGCCTCTCGGTCGCCATGAAGCGCTACCGCCGCACCGACCGTGCGATGGGCGTCGCCTACCGGACGTACGTCACCACCCCCCGCCACGAGGACCGTTACCTGGAGGCCTGGCTCGACCTGCGCAACCCCGACGACCCGGCCCGCCGCCTCCTGCCCGGCTACGCCTGGGTGTTCGGCATGGGCGACGGCACCGCCAACGTCGGCCTCGGCGTCCTCAACACCGCCGGCATCGACCTCGACTGGCGGGACCTGCTTCGCCGCTGGTGCGCCGACCTGCCGCCCGACTACGGCTACACCCCCGACGCCGTCACCGAACCGATCCGCGGCTCCGCCCTCCCCATGGGCCTCAACCGCCAACCCCACTACGCCGACGGCCTGTTGCTGATCGGCGACGCGGGCGGCACGGTCAGCCCGGGCACCGGCGAGGGCATCGCCTACGCCATGGAGTCCGGCCGCTACGCCGCCGAGACGATCGTCCAGGCTCTCGCCCGCCGCACCGACCGCGGTCGCGAACTCGCCCTCCGCGCCTACCCGCAGGCCCTGCGCTCCGCCTACGCGGGCTACTTCGCGCTCGGCCGCCTCGCCGCCGACCTCCTCGGCCGCCCCAGGCTCCTCGGCGCCGCGGGCGCGGCGGGCCTCGGCCGCCCCGCCCTGCTGAAGGTGGCGTTCCGGCTCATGGTCAACCTGACCGAACCCAACTCGAAGGACGCCCTCGACCGGCTGCTCCACCTGATCGGACGGGTGGCACCGGGAAGGTGAGACGCCTCTCTGCCAGGTCGTGTTGACGGGTGATCAACCGATTCGCTCGCCTGGTGCCGGACCGGACAACCGCCGATCGTCGCACCCCGACGTGCGGCGACGGCAGGCCGGTCTTCGCTGCGGAATTCCGTGGCGGGGAGGCCTGAGGGCGGGATAGGAAGGGCGGGTGAGCACCATCGAGACCATCACCGATCAACGGGGCTTCCGCCCCACAGTCCTCGATCTGGGAGACGTCCTCCTGCGCCCGTGGGGCCGCGCCCTCGACCTCCCCGGCGGGACGGTCCCGGCCCTCGTGGCCGCCGCGGCCGACCCGGTGATCAGCCGCTGGAACCCGGTCCCCGCCGCCGACCCGGCCGCCGCCGAGGCCTACCTGGACCGCTGCGACACCGGCTGGGCCGAGGGCAGATCCGCCGCCTTCGCGATCACCGACGCCACGGACGGCACCCTGTGCGGCAACGTCGCCCTGCGCTGGACCGACCGCGAGGACGGGCTCGCGATGATCGGCTACTGGCTCCTCACGGCCGCGCGCGGCCGAGGCATCGCCAGCCGCGCCACCACCGCCGTCACCCACTGGGGCATCACCACCGCCGCCGCGCGCCGCATCGAAATCGCCCACGCCGTCGGCAACGACGCCTCCTGCCGCGTCGCCGAGCGCTGCGGCTTCCCCTATGAGGGCACCCTCCGGGCCTCCTACCGCTTCGCCGACGGCGAGTACCACGACGAACACCTCCACGCCCGCCTCGCCAGCGACCCGGCGTAACCCCACGACCGGCCTCCGGCCCTCTCGTAGACGACGCACAGCCACGGCCGTCGCACGTCGGGCAGCCGAGCCAGCGTGCGGAGGAGAAGGTCGCGGTCGGGCCGGAACAGGGACGGCGGGCGCAGCGGCAGCGGGTCGTCGCGCTGGACACCGTCCGGCAGACCGCCGGCGGCCGGGGCCCGCTGGTGGGCCTGCACCGGCAGCGCGATCCGGGACACGGGGGCGCTCAGCCCGGCACCGCACCCCGCACACGCGAACACCGCCATGCACTCTGCCCCCGCTCACAGCCCTGCGGAGTATCCCGCCTCGCGGGTCGAACACCAACGGGTTTTCCCGACGCCGGCGCGGGCCGCTCGAGAAGTCGACTGGGCGACTCTGCTGGCGAAGTCGCTGGGGGTGGGTGTGGGACAGTAAGTGCCTGTCGGTTGGGGTGGGTTGGCTGTTTGTAGGGGTGGTTGTGCTTCGGCCTGTGGGGGCGTATGGGATTCCGGCGGAGACTGCGGCGTTGGCTCGTAGGGTTCATCCGGGTGGGACCGATGAGATGCGGGTGCGGGACGCGCTGGGCCCGTTGTTCAGCGACGAGGACTTCACCGCGGGGGAGTTCGAGGAGATGTACGCGGACCTGGGGCGGCCCGGTATCTCGCCGGCCCTGCTGGTGATGGTCACGGTCCTGCAGTTCCTGCACAACCTCTCCGACCGGGACGCCGCGGTCGCGGTGGCCGATCGGATCTCCTGGAAGTACGCGCTGGGGCTGGAGCTGGAGTACACCGGTTTCGATGCCAGCGTGTTGTGCGAGTTCCGCGCCCGTCTGGCGTCCGGCGATCGGGCTGATGCCCTGCTGTCGCTGATGCTGGAGCGTTTGAAGGCCGCCGGCCTGGTGCGCTCGGGCGGGCGGCAGCGCACCGACTCGACTCACGTCCTGGCGTGCGTGCGCAGGCTGAACCGCATCGAGTGCCTGGGGGAGGCCCTGCGCGCGGCCCTGGAGGAGATCGCCCGCACCAGCCCCGGCCTGATCGTGCCGCTGCTCGGGCCCGGCTGGGACGAGCGCTACGGCCGCAAGGTCGAGACCAGTAGGCTCCTGCGCCGAAAGAACGCCTCGGCCGCCAGGCTCGCCGAGCAGATCGGCGCCGACGGCCAGAGCCTGATCGCCGCCATCGACGCGGATGCCACCGCCGGGTGGATGAACGACCTCCCGCAGGTCAAAATCATGCGCGAGCTGTGGGATCAGCACTTCGAGGCCACCGGCACCGGCCAACTGCGCTACCGGGACACCAGGGAACTGCCGCCGTCGGCACAGCGCATCCGCTCGCCCCACGAGATCGACGCCCGCTATAGCACCAAGGGCACGCCCGGCGCAGACAGCGTGGAGTGGACCGGCTCCAAGGGCCACCTGACCGAGTCCTGCGACGAGGACTTACCCAACCTGGTCACCGACGTCCACACCACCTGCGCCACCGAACCCGACGTCAGCGCCACCACCCCCATCCAGGACAAACTCATCGACCGGGACCTGAAGCCGGGTGAGCACCTGACGGACTCCGGCTACCCCACCGGGGCGAACATCGGCGCGTCCCTGGAGCGCGGCATCACCCTCATCGCGCCCGTCACCATTCAGACCGGCCGAGGCGCCCACAACGGCACGTTCACCCCCAAGGACTTCCACGTCGACTGGCAGGCAGGCGTCACCCGCTGTCCCGCCGGGGCCACCAGCATCTCCATGCGGCCGAAGAAGAACGGCCTGATCCGCGTTGCTTTCTCCCGCGCGCACTGCAGGCCCTGCCCCATCCGCGCCCAGTGCACCTCCTCCGCCCCCCACCTCGGCCGGAGCCTGGAGATCCATCCCGAACCGATCCACACGGCCCGGATGCGGATGCAGACCGAACAGGACAGTCCCGAATGGCGCGAGACCTACCGGGTCCGCGCCGGGATCGAAGGCACCGTCTCTCAAGCAGTCCGAGGCCCAGGTCTGCGGCGTTCCCGCTATCGGGGCCTCGCCAAAACCCACCTCCAGAACGTTCTCATCGGCATCGCGATCAACATCCGCCGACTCGGCGCCCACTACGACACCACCACCAGATCAGATCGCCGCCCCACCCGCATCCACGCGCTATGCACCCAACACGGCATCGCAACGACGGCCTGACCTAGATCAAATACTTCGCCAGCAGAGTCATCCGGCCGACTTCTCGTGCCCGAAAACGGAGGCCGGCCGGCTGCGCGCCGGGTGGGGCGGAGGCCTAACCTGGAAGGGCGCGTTCCGTGCGCGGTTTCGGCTCCGTACGCGGTCCGGCTCCGCGCCCGGCCTGGAAGGGAAGCGGTGGCCATGACAGTGGTCTCGGCGGCACTCTTCGGTACCGACTGGCGCCCCGCGCTGCCCGGTACCGCGGAGCTGCTGCGCGAGTGCGCCGCCCGGGGCTGGACGGTCGTGCTGATCGGGCAGGGCCCCGTCGGGGCACCCGCGCTCACCGTGACCGCGCCCGGGAGCGACCCCGTCCGGGCCGCCCTCCACCTGGTCGACGGCACCGCCGAGCACGCCGTGTACGTCGCCGCGAGCGTGCGCGAGGTGCTGGCCGCGCGGCGGGCCGGGGTGCCCTGCCTCGCGCTGGAGACCGGCCGGGACACCGGCGTGGAACTGCGGGCGGCGGGCGCGGCCGAGGTCCACCGCGACCCCGCCGCCCTGCTGCGGGTGCTGGACGACAGCCTGCTCGCCCGCCCCCGGGCCTTCGGGCCCGTGGGCGCGGGATCAGGCCGTCCCGGGGGCGGTTAGCGCATGGCCGTACCGGGCAACCGCCCCGGTACGGGGGCACGTCACCGGAAGTGTCGGAGGTGACCGAGATGGACGGACCCGCGTTGAGCGGATGGGAGCGGCGGCTCCTCGAGGAGATCGAGTCCGATCTGCGTCAGGACACCCGCCTCGACCGGAAGCTGAGCACGATGGGTGCCAAGCGGCCGGGCCGGGTCGGGACCGCGCTGCGCGGCGTGGCCCGCCGGGTGCCGGGCGGGGTGGTGCTCACCGCGCTCGTGATGACGGCGATCTGCCTGAGCGTGGGCCTGCGGACCCCGACCGTGGCCGTGGCCATCGCCCTCTCGGTGGTCTGGGCGGCCTCCGTGACCGTCGCCGCCGCCGCGACGGTGCTGCTGCGCCGCCGCTCCGGCGCCCGGCACCGCGACCCGCTCGAACGCCCCGAAGGGCGTGAGCGCCGGCCCTGGGACCAACCGGAGCTGTGATGAGCACCGACCTGTGGGAGTACCGCCCGGGCTCCCACCACGCCGCCGAACTGAGCCTGGCCGGCTACGAGGTCGAGGCGACCGACGGACCGCTCGGCCGGGTCGTCCAGGACGCCGGTGACCACCTGCTGGTCGACGCCGGTCCGTGGGTCCCGGGCTCCCGCGTGGTCGTCCCGGTCGGCCTGGTGGCCCGGATCGACCACCTGGAACTGACCGTCCACCTGGACTGCCCGCGCGCCCGGGTCCGTTCCGCGCCGCCGCCCGCCGCCGTCGACGTCACCGCCCAGGACCCGCGGTGAGCCATGGGCTGGCCCGCCACCACCCTCACCGGCCGCACCGTCGCCTTCCTGGTCGCGCCGTACGGTGCCGAGCAGGTCGAACTGACCTCCCCCTGGCAGGCCGTGGCCGAGGCCGGTGGCACCCCGCGTTTGCTGTCCACGGCGCCCGGTCGCGCGCAGGCCGTCCGGCACCGGGCACCGGGCGACACCTTCGCGGTGGACGACGTCGTCGCCGACGCGGACCCGGAGCGCTACGACGCCCTGGTCCTCCCCGGCGGCGTGGCGAGCCCCGACCACCTGCGGCAGGACCGGGCCGCCGTCGCCTTCGTCCACGCCTTCTGCGCCTCCGGCCGGCCGGTCGCCGCGATCTGCCACGGCCCGTGGACCCTCATCGAGGCCGACGCCGTCCGCGGCCGCACCCTCACGTCTTGGCCCAGCCTGCGCACGGACCTCGTCAACGCCGGAGCCCACTGGGTCGACGAGGAGGTCCACGTCTGCCACGACGGCCCGGGCCCGCTGATCACCAGCCGGAAGCCGGCCGACCTCCCGGTCTTCGAGGACACCCTGGTCACCGAGTTCGCGCACGCCGCCAAGCGGAAGAAGTGACGGCGACTCCGCCAACTTCCCACGCCCGCAGCTCTGTTCGTGTGAGGTGGCGGTGATCGGGTGGCCGGTGAGGGGTGGACGGTGCCGTGGGTGGGGCCGTCAGTCGCCGCGGAGGCGGACGAAGGTCGCGGTGGGCGGGCGGCCGGTGAGGGTGAGTTCGGCGCGGAGGGGCGCGGTGAGGGGGTGGATGGTGCCGTGGGTCGGGTCCTGCGCGGGCGGGGCGAGGAACGGGCGGGCGGCGTCGGCGACCCGACGGGCCTGGACGGGGGTGAGCTGCGGGGCGGTGAGGAGGACGCGGCCGTCGTCGAGTTCGACGACGAGGGCGTGTGGGCGGGCCGCGGAGCCGGTGACGGCGCGGACGAGGGCGTCGACGGTGTCGGCGCGACGGTACTTGACCCACACCCGCCCGGCGCCCTGCGGCCGGTAGGCGGAGCCCGCCGCCTTGCAGACCAGGCCCTCGACGCCGCTGGCGGCGAGGCGGTCCATCCACTCCAGCGCCTCCGCCCGGTCGGTGGTGGCCATGACGGGCTGGATCGGCGGTGGGACGTCGGCGAGGGCGGCCAGCAGGAGCCGGCGGCGGTCGGTGAGCGGCAGGCGGCGGACGTCGCGGCCGGGGAGGGCGAGCAGGTCGAAGGCGATCAGACCGAGTGCGACGTCCTCGCCCGCCCGGGCCTGCCGGGTGCGGAACAGTTCCTCGAAGGCGAACCGGCCGGCCCGCCAGGCGACGAGCTCGGCGTCGAGCACGAGCCCCTCCGGCAGCCGGGCGACGGCGGCGGCGATCGGCGGGAACTCGGGTGCGAGGTCCCGTCCGCTGCGGGACTGCAGGAAGGCGGGGCGGTCGCCACGGGCGAAGGCGACGCAGCGGAAGCCGTCCAGCTTGAGCTCGTACTGCACGCCTCCGCCGCCGAGGCCGTCCGCGGGAGGGACGGCGGTGACGGCGGCCGGGCGCATGACCTCGACGGGCGGCTGGAGCACCTGGCGGGTGCGTTCGGGCGCCGGCGCGGCGGAAAGGGGCCCGGAGGGGAGGGGCCCGGAGGGGAGGGGCCCGGAGGGGAGGGGCCGGGCGTGTTCGGGGTCGAGGAGCGGGGCCAGGAGGTCGCCGTGGGCGGTGATCCGGTCGGGGACGTCGGCGAGGGTGAAGACGAGGTCGCCCTCGGTGTCGGCCCCGGCGAGTTCCTCCCAGGTGAGTGGGGTGGAGACGGTGGGCAGCGGGCGGGCGCGGAGGGTGTAGGGGGCGGCGGTGGTCTTCTTGGCGTTGTTCTGGGACCAGTCGACGAAGACGCGGCCGGAGCGGCGGGCCTTGGCCATGGTGTGGACGACGAGGTCGGGGCGGTCGGCCTCCAGCGCGGCGGCGAGTGCCTTGGCGTAGGCGGAGACGCGGGCGCTCGGGGTGGGTTCGAGCGGGACGAGCAGGTGGAGGCCCTTGGAGCCGGAGGTCTTGACCCAGGCGGTGAGCCCGTCGGCGGCGAGGCGTTCGCGCAGCAGGCCGGCGACCGTCCGGCAGGTGAGGACGGTGGCGCCCTCGCCGGGGTCGAGGTCGAGGACCAGCCGGTCGGCGATCCCGGGCGCGGCCGCGTGCCACTGCGGTACGTGCAGTTCGAGGCAGCCGAGGTTGGCGGCCCAGAGGAGGGCGGCGCCATCGTCGAGGACGACCTGCTGCAGGTCGCCGCTGCTGCTGGGCACCTCGACGGTGCGGATCCAGCGGGGGGTGCCGGCGGGCGGGTTCTTGGCGATGAACACCTCGGCCTCGACGCCGTCCGGGCAGCGCAGGAACGACACCGGGCGGTCGCGCAGGTGGGGGAGGAGGGCGGTGTGGACGGCCGCGTAGTAGCCGAGGACCTCGCCCTTCAGCGTGCCGGTCCGCGGGTAGTAGACCTTGTCGAGGTGGGAGAGCGCGAGGGTGCGCCCGTCCACCACCATCTGCGGCATCGGCCGCCTCCGGAGCCCGTGGGTGGCCCCCGCCTGCCAGTCTGCCCGGGCGGCGGGGCGGGCGCGAGCAGTGCGCCCGTCGGGCCCCGCGCGGGGGCGGACCCCTGACCTGCGGGGACGCGGTCTCAGTCCTGGGCTGCCGGGGGCCGCGGGGCGCCCGGGTAGGTGCCGAAGTACCAGCGGTTGCCCTCCGGGTCGGCGGCGGCGAAGTCGCGCGAGCCGTAGTCGGTCTCGGTCAGTTCGGTGGTGATCCGGGCGCCGGCGGCGACGGCCCGCGCGTGTACGCCGTCCGGGTCCGCCGTGACGACGTAGGCGGTGAAGGTGCCTGGGCGGCCCGGCCGGGCCTCGGCGCCCTCGGGCGTCTCGCGTTCCGAGCCAAGCATCACGCCGCCGCCCTCCGGCCAGGCCAGTTCGGCGTGCGCGACGAAGTCGCCTTCGCCGTACGTGACGATCTCCTGGAAGCCGAAGGCCTCGACCAGGAAGCGGATCAGGGCGCGCGCATCGGCGGCGCGCAGGGTGGGCCAGACCTGCGGCGCGGGTGTTCCGGTCTCCACGGCTGCCTCCTCGGGAGCGGGTGGTGACGGCCGGCCGCCGTCACGCCTCCCACTCTGTGGCCGGCCCACCCGCCCCGCCTTGGACGTTTCGGAACTGCGCCTCCTCCGGTCCCTCCGCCGCCAGCCACGCGGTCGGCGCCGACCCGGCCAGCGCGCGGAACTCCCGTGCCAGATGCGCCTGGTCGAAGTACCCGCAGCGGGCCGCCAGCTCCGCCAGCCGGGGCGGCGGCGCGGATCCGGCCAGCAGGCGGCGGGCCCGGTCGAAGCGGATCACCCGGGCGGCGGCCTTGGGCGTGAGCCCGGTCTCGCGGCGGAAGCGCTCCTGCAGGTGCCGTGCGCTCCACCCGGTCTCCCGGGCCAGCGCCGCCACCGGCAGCCCGCCGCCGCTGCGCCGCAGCGCCTGCCAGGCCCAGCCGACCTCCGGCGGCACCTGCCCGGACGGCCGAGCGGCCCGCAGCAGCGCCCCGTCCAGCAGCGTGAACCGCTCGGCCCAACCCGGCTCGGCCTGCAACTGCTCCCGCAGCCGCCGGCCGGGCCGCCCGAGGACGTCCTCGGCCGGCACGTCGATCCCGGCCAGCTCCCCGGCCGGTAGCCCGAACAGCGCCCGGGCGGCCAGCGGGTGCACGGCGATCTGCACGCCCGACTGCCGCCCGTCGTGGGTGATCAGCGCCGGGGCGGTGTGCAGGCCGCCGAGCAGGGTCGGGTACGTGCCGGGCGGCTGCGCCGGGTCGGGGTGACCGGCGATCACCAGCGGCTCGTCCAGGGTGAGGATGAAGGTCAGGTAAGGGGACGGCAGACCGCGGTGCACGGCGGGCGCGACGCCGCGCTGGCGGTACCCGGCGTACCAGGCGACGTAGGGGCGCAGCGCCGTCGCGGGCCGGGCCCGGACGGCCTCGTCGACCACGCCTTCGCGGGCCGCGCCGGCGGCTTCGGTCGTCACACTCCCAGTATCGGCGGCCGGGGTCGCGGGCGGGCGGGATGTTGCCTATGGTGATCGCACGGTCACACCGCGAGTGCGCGGTGCCGTTGGGGGGAGCGACCGGGGGGAATCATTCACGAAGGAGTCCCCGTGACCACTGCCCGAGACATCATGCACACCGGCGCCCAGTGCATCGGCGCCCACCAGACACTCGCCGAGGCCGCGATGATGATGCGCGACAAGAACGTCGGCGCGCTCCCGATCTGTGGCGACGACCAGAAGCTGAAGGGCATCATCACCGACCGCGACATCGTGGTGCGATGTCTCGCGGAGGGCAAGAACCCGGCCACGATGACGGCCATGGAGCTTGCCGGCCACCTGCACTGCGTGCGCGCCGACGACGACATGGAGATGGTGCTGCGGAAGATGGAGCAGCACCAGATCCGGCGCATCCCGGTGATCGACGGGGAGCGGCTGGTCGGCATGATCAGCGAGGCCGACCTGGCGATGGGCCACCGCAACGGCCAGCGGCTGACGGACCAGCAGATCATCGACTTCATGGACAGCGTCTACATGAAGGCCTGACCGGGCCGGGCGGTACCGGCGGCGGGCCCCGTGCGAACGAGCGCACGGCGGCCCGCCGTTGCCGTGCGGCACGGCTCGGCGGCGCGGTGTCCGTGACCGGCCGGTCCCCCCGTACCGGCCGGGCGCTCCGAGTGTCGCCGACGGCGGGGCGGGCGTCTTGTACAAATGCGCAGCCGCGTCCGGTCGCTGCCGTCCGGCTACCCCGGTGCGCCCGGGCTCAGGACGGCGCTGGTCACCCGCCCGGCGACCCGGTCGGTGGGCTCGGGCAGGGCGGCGGCGATGCGGCGCGAGGCGAGGAACGCACGCGGGGAGCAGCCCACCATCGCGCGGAAGGCCCGGTCGAGGTGCGACTGGTCGTAGTACCCGCAGAGCGCGGCGAGCCCGGCGGCGTCCGGCCGGCCCCCGTGCGAACCGTCCTGCCGCGCCAGGGCGGTGAGCGTGCGCTGGAGCCGGAGGATGGTGGCGGCCTGCTTGGGCGCCACGCCGAGGTGTTGGCGGAAGCGCAGCTCCAGCCGCCGCCGGCTCCACCCGGTGCCCTCGACGAGCGTGTGCACGGGCGCCAGGCCGTGGGTGCGGCGCAGTTCGTGCCAGGTCCAGGCGACGGACGGCTCCCAGGCCGGGCCGTCGGCGATCCGCACGGTGAACCAGTCGTCCAGCAGGGCGAATCGGGCGGGCCAGGTCGGTG of Streptomyces kaniharaensis contains these proteins:
- a CDS encoding CBS domain-containing protein; the encoded protein is MTTARDIMHTGAQCIGAHQTLAEAAMMMRDKNVGALPICGDDQKLKGIITDRDIVVRCLAEGKNPATMTAMELAGHLHCVRADDDMEMVLRKMEQHQIRRIPVIDGERLVGMISEADLAMGHRNGQRLTDQQIIDFMDSVYMKA
- a CDS encoding GNAT family N-acetyltransferase — protein: MSTIETITDQRGFRPTVLDLGDVLLRPWGRALDLPGGTVPALVAAAADPVISRWNPVPAADPAAAEAYLDRCDTGWAEGRSAAFAITDATDGTLCGNVALRWTDREDGLAMIGYWLLTAARGRGIASRATTAVTHWGITTAAARRIEIAHAVGNDASCRVAERCGFPYEGTLRASYRFADGEYHDEHLHARLASDPA
- a CDS encoding helix-turn-helix domain-containing protein; the encoded protein is MTDQHTHGTTGMAFGTPAPPLRPYVLGYRGYRMLLLRPRRRLEVPTDVVTLALTFEGSMRLADAVDPARPAASFGSVAAGLRRTATIAEHAGLLHGLAVSLTPQGAYRVFGPLAGELGGQWAEPGDVLGPRLRSLSARLAETPTWPARFALLDDWFTVRIADGPAWEPSVAWTWHELRRTHGLAPVHTLVEGTGWSRRRLELRFRQHLGVAPKQAATILRLQRTLTALARQDGSHGGRPDAAGLAALCGYYDQSHLDRAFRAMVGCSPRAFLASRRIAAALPEPTDRVAGRVTSAVLSPGAPG
- a CDS encoding ATP-dependent DNA ligase is translated as MRPAAVTAVPPADGLGGGGVQYELKLDGFRCVAFARGDRPAFLQSRSGRDLAPEFPPIAAAVARLPEGLVLDAELVAWRAGRFAFEELFRTRQARAGEDVALGLIAFDLLALPGRDVRRLPLTDRRRLLLAALADVPPPIQPVMATTDRAEALEWMDRLAASGVEGLVCKAAGSAYRPQGAGRVWVKYRRADTVDALVRAVTGSAARPHALVVELDDGRVLLTAPQLTPVQARRVADAARPFLAPPAQDPTHGTIHPLTAPLRAELTLTGRPPTATFVRLRGD
- a CDS encoding helix-turn-helix domain-containing protein is translated as MTTEAAGAAREGVVDEAVRARPATALRPYVAWYAGYRQRGVAPAVHRGLPSPYLTFILTLDEPLVIAGHPDPAQPPGTYPTLLGGLHTAPALITHDGRQSGVQIAVHPLAARALFGLPAGELAGIDVPAEDVLGRPGRRLREQLQAEPGWAERFTLLDGALLRAARPSGQVPPEVGWAWQALRRSGGGLPVAALARETGWSARHLQERFRRETGLTPKAAARVIRFDRARRLLAGSAPPPRLAELAARCGYFDQAHLAREFRALAGSAPTAWLAAEGPEEAQFRNVQGGAGGPATEWEA
- a CDS encoding type 1 glutamine amidotransferase domain-containing protein, whose amino-acid sequence is MGWPATTLTGRTVAFLVAPYGAEQVELTSPWQAVAEAGGTPRLLSTAPGRAQAVRHRAPGDTFAVDDVVADADPERYDALVLPGGVASPDHLRQDRAAVAFVHAFCASGRPVAAICHGPWTLIEADAVRGRTLTSWPSLRTDLVNAGAHWVDEEVHVCHDGPGPLITSRKPADLPVFEDTLVTEFAHAAKRKK
- a CDS encoding geranylgeranyl reductase family protein; translated protein: MPEPGLAPARTEDRADVVVVGAGPAGSTAAYHLARTGLDVLLLEKSAFPREKVCGDGLTPRVVKQLTDLGIDVSEPAGWLHNRGLRLVAGHRRMEFDWPELSAFPGHGLVRRRADFDELLARRAASAGARLIERANVAGPLLDERTGRIAGVTARLGEDRRPVVYRAPVVVAADGNSTRLSVAMKRYRRTDRAMGVAYRTYVTTPRHEDRYLEAWLDLRNPDDPARRLLPGYAWVFGMGDGTANVGLGVLNTAGIDLDWRDLLRRWCADLPPDYGYTPDAVTEPIRGSALPMGLNRQPHYADGLLLIGDAGGTVSPGTGEGIAYAMESGRYAAETIVQALARRTDRGRELALRAYPQALRSAYAGYFALGRLAADLLGRPRLLGAAGAAGLGRPALLKVAFRLMVNLTEPNSKDALDRLLHLIGRVAPGR
- a CDS encoding PRC-barrel domain containing protein, with the translated sequence MSTDLWEYRPGSHHAAELSLAGYEVEATDGPLGRVVQDAGDHLLVDAGPWVPGSRVVVPVGLVARIDHLELTVHLDCPRARVRSAPPPAAVDVTAQDPR
- a CDS encoding IS1182 family transposase, with product MRDALGPLFSDEDFTAGEFEEMYADLGRPGISPALLVMVTVLQFLHNLSDRDAAVAVADRISWKYALGLELEYTGFDASVLCEFRARLASGDRADALLSLMLERLKAAGLVRSGGRQRTDSTHVLACVRRLNRIECLGEALRAALEEIARTSPGLIVPLLGPGWDERYGRKVETSRLLRRKNASAARLAEQIGADGQSLIAAIDADATAGWMNDLPQVKIMRELWDQHFEATGTGQLRYRDTRELPPSAQRIRSPHEIDARYSTKGTPGADSVEWTGSKGHLTESCDEDLPNLVTDVHTTCATEPDVSATTPIQDKLIDRDLKPGEHLTDSGYPTGANIGASLERGITLIAPVTIQTGRGAHNGTFTPKDFHVDWQAGVTRCPAGATSISMRPKKNGLIRVAFSRAHCRPCPIRAQCTSSAPHLGRSLEIHPEPIHTARMRMQTEQDSPEWRETYRVRAGIEGTVSQAVRGPGLRRSRYRGLAKTHLQNVLIGIAINIRRLGAHYDTTTRSDRRPTRIHALCTQHGIATTA
- a CDS encoding HAD family hydrolase — translated: MTVVSAALFGTDWRPALPGTAELLRECAARGWTVVLIGQGPVGAPALTVTAPGSDPVRAALHLVDGTAEHAVYVAASVREVLAARRAGVPCLALETGRDTGVELRAAGAAEVHRDPAALLRVLDDSLLARPRAFGPVGAGSGRPGGG
- a CDS encoding VOC family protein is translated as METGTPAPQVWPTLRAADARALIRFLVEAFGFQEIVTYGEGDFVAHAELAWPEGGGVMLGSERETPEGAEARPGRPGTFTAYVVTADPDGVHARAVAAGARITTELTETDYGSRDFAAADPEGNRWYFGTYPGAPRPPAAQD